The Pseudoalteromonas sp. UG3-2 genome contains a region encoding:
- the hisIE gene encoding bifunctional phosphoribosyl-AMP cyclohydrolase/phosphoribosyl-ATP diphosphatase HisIE → MLITQENMTQVDFAKSELIPAIVQDVSTGTVLMQGFMNQAALAVTFEKQLVTFYSRSKQRLWTKGESSNNVLRLHSVHTDCDFDSLLIFAEPEGPTCHLGSESCFAEATPELAFIGKLERVIAERKNASPDSSYTASLFAKDLSRSCQKVGEEGVEVALAAMKHDNEELLNESADLLYHLIVLLQRQGLTLAEVATTLASRHK, encoded by the coding sequence ATGTTAATTACTCAGGAAAATATGACTCAGGTAGACTTTGCCAAGTCGGAGTTAATCCCAGCAATTGTACAAGATGTGTCCACGGGGACGGTGCTAATGCAAGGGTTTATGAACCAAGCCGCTTTAGCCGTAACCTTTGAAAAGCAATTGGTGACTTTTTATTCGCGCTCAAAGCAACGACTTTGGACCAAAGGAGAAAGCTCCAATAACGTGCTGCGGTTACACTCAGTGCATACCGATTGTGATTTTGATAGCCTGCTTATTTTTGCTGAGCCTGAGGGACCTACATGCCACTTGGGCAGCGAAAGCTGTTTTGCTGAAGCCACCCCTGAGCTGGCTTTTATAGGCAAGTTAGAGCGAGTCATTGCCGAGCGTAAAAATGCCTCGCCAGACAGCAGTTACACTGCGAGTCTTTTTGCTAAAGACTTGAGTCGAAGCTGTCAAAAAGTCGGGGAAGAGGGAGTTGAAGTCGCCCTGGCGGCGATGAAACATGACAATGAAGAATTGTTAAATGAGTCAGCTGATTTACTCTATCATCTCATTGTGTTGCTACAGCGCCAAGGTCTAACCTTAGCAGAGGTGGCAACCACCCTAGCCTCACGGCATAAATAA
- the hisF gene encoding imidazole glycerol phosphate synthase subunit HisF, producing MLSKRIIPCLDVKNGQVVKGVKFQGHEIVGDILDLAQRYSAAGADELVFYEISASVEKRLLDVNWVAEVARHIEIPFCVAGGIKSVADAARVLEQGADKISINSPAIARPELIKELHDEFGKQCVVVGIDSFYDAETNEYLVYQLTGDPNASSRTRYKTQEWVERVQQLGAGEIVLNCMNQDGVRKGYDIEQLANIRSQCDIPLIASGGAGSMQDFVDVFEQANVDGALAASVFHKGIIDIPELKHFLADNKVATRLC from the coding sequence ATGTTATCAAAACGCATAATTCCCTGTTTGGACGTTAAAAATGGTCAAGTGGTTAAAGGTGTAAAGTTTCAGGGCCATGAAATCGTTGGTGATATTTTGGATTTAGCCCAACGCTACAGTGCCGCTGGTGCCGATGAGCTGGTGTTTTATGAGATCAGTGCCAGCGTTGAAAAGCGGTTGTTGGACGTAAACTGGGTGGCCGAAGTGGCCAGACACATTGAAATCCCATTTTGCGTAGCCGGTGGCATTAAGTCGGTTGCCGATGCGGCTCGAGTATTAGAGCAAGGTGCTGATAAGATTTCCATCAACAGCCCGGCTATTGCCAGACCAGAGCTTATTAAAGAGTTGCACGATGAGTTTGGTAAGCAGTGCGTGGTGGTCGGAATTGATAGCTTTTATGATGCCGAAACCAATGAATACTTGGTTTACCAACTTACTGGCGACCCTAATGCCTCCAGCCGTACCCGTTACAAAACTCAAGAGTGGGTGGAGCGGGTACAGCAACTTGGTGCCGGTGAAATCGTGTTAAATTGTATGAATCAAGATGGCGTAAGAAAAGGCTATGACATTGAGCAGCTTGCAAATATCAGAAGCCAGTGTGACATTCCACTGATCGCATCCGGTGGTGCGGGCAGTATGCAAGATTTTGTTGATGTGTTTGAGCAAGCCAATGTAGATGGCGCCCTTGCCGCCAGCGTGTTCCACAAAGGTATTATCGACATTCCAGAACTAAAACACTTTTTAGCCGACAATAAGGTGGCGACTCGACTATGTTAA
- the hisA gene encoding 1-(5-phosphoribosyl)-5-[(5-phosphoribosylamino)methylideneamino]imidazole-4-carboxamide isomerase — MIIPALDVLNNNIVRLYQGKYETAQFYPFELAARLLEYQDAGAQKLHLVDLEGARDPDKKQWQVIQQATQQLTVPYQVGGGIRRQEDVAQWLEAGAAQVVIGSMAVEQQQMVSDWIAQFGPERFVIALDVNKTARGWQPATHGWLNDAEHDLFELLDYYYQQGVVNFLCTDISKDGTMTGPSFQLYQDIVNHNSKIQVQASGGVSSLSDIEQLAQQGAGGVILGKSLLEGVFTVEEALACYQNA, encoded by the coding sequence ATGATTATTCCCGCGTTGGACGTATTAAATAACAACATTGTGCGTCTTTACCAAGGTAAATACGAAACCGCACAATTCTACCCTTTTGAACTGGCAGCACGACTGCTTGAGTATCAGGATGCCGGGGCGCAGAAACTGCATTTGGTGGACTTAGAGGGCGCCCGTGATCCAGATAAAAAACAATGGCAAGTGATCCAGCAGGCAACTCAACAGTTAACGGTTCCTTATCAAGTAGGTGGTGGCATTCGTCGTCAGGAGGATGTTGCACAGTGGTTAGAAGCTGGCGCCGCGCAAGTGGTGATTGGGTCCATGGCCGTAGAGCAGCAGCAAATGGTGAGCGACTGGATTGCTCAATTTGGCCCAGAGCGATTCGTGATTGCCCTGGATGTTAACAAAACTGCCAGAGGGTGGCAGCCTGCTACCCATGGCTGGTTGAATGACGCTGAACACGATTTATTTGAATTGCTGGATTACTATTATCAACAGGGTGTGGTTAACTTTTTATGTACGGATATCAGTAAAGATGGCACCATGACCGGTCCCTCTTTCCAGCTTTACCAAGATATTGTTAATCACAATAGCAAGATTCAGGTGCAGGCATCCGGCGGTGTCAGCAGCTTAAGTGATATTGAACAGTTGGCACAGCAAGGCGCTGGAGGAGTAATACTGGGTAAATCGCTACTTGAAGGGGTGTTTACGGTTGAGGAGGCGTTGGCATGTTATCAAAACGCATAA
- the hisH gene encoding imidazole glycerol phosphate synthase subunit HisH gives MIAIINTGCANINSVRFAFERLGVTPEVITAPEKLAQFDRAILPGVGHANVAMQRLRQQGWDQAIAEYQRPLMGICLGMQLLCESTEEGGIDCLGQIPGQVKLLDTQGQTAPHMGWNNLQVQQQHPLALGITAQDQVYFVHSFAHTVNQSTLVSGEYGETFSAIVAKDNYAGMQFHPERSGKVGATLLQNFINWQL, from the coding sequence ATGATTGCCATAATCAATACCGGCTGTGCCAATATCAACTCGGTACGTTTTGCCTTTGAACGTTTAGGGGTGACACCGGAAGTGATCACCGCACCAGAAAAACTAGCGCAATTTGATCGTGCTATTTTGCCCGGAGTTGGCCACGCCAATGTTGCCATGCAGCGTTTACGGCAACAAGGTTGGGATCAGGCTATTGCAGAATATCAGCGGCCGCTGATGGGGATCTGTCTTGGCATGCAGCTGTTGTGCGAATCGACTGAAGAAGGCGGCATTGACTGTCTTGGTCAGATACCTGGTCAGGTTAAATTACTCGATACCCAAGGCCAAACCGCTCCCCACATGGGCTGGAATAACTTACAGGTTCAGCAACAGCACCCTCTTGCGTTAGGTATTACGGCTCAAGATCAAGTGTATTTTGTCCACAGTTTTGCTCATACCGTAAACCAGTCCACCTTGGTCAGTGGCGAATATGGCGAAACGTTCTCAGCCATTGTGGCAAAAGACAATTACGCAGGAATGCAATTCCACCCTGAACGCAGTGGTAAAGTGGGGGCCACTTTGCTGCAAAATTTCATTAATTGGCAACTATAA
- the hisB gene encoding bifunctional histidinol-phosphatase/imidazoleglycerol-phosphate dehydratase HisB: protein MSAPYLFIDRDGTIIEEPVTDKQVDSLEKLALLPNVIPALLALQSAGYKLVMVSNQDGLGTASFPKPDFDAPQDKMMQILTSQGIQFEDVLICPHFDSDGCQCRKPKTGLLTELMRSGKVDLSKSAVIGDRDTDLQLAENLCIKGIRYEDNWPAIVTELTTANRQAEVVRNTKETQIAVKVNLDQQANGSITTGLGFFDHMLDQIRTHANIGLTVQAKGDLHIDEHHLVEDIGIALGVAFKQALGTKSKIARYGFALPMDECKTECQLDLSGRASFVLNADFSREKVGGLDVQMVEHFFKSFADNAAVSLILSVSQGNAHHQVEGLFKAFSRAIRMAIAVDESQQTASSKGCL, encoded by the coding sequence ATGAGCGCCCCCTATTTATTTATTGACCGTGACGGCACCATTATTGAAGAGCCGGTAACGGATAAACAAGTTGATAGCCTTGAAAAACTCGCCTTACTGCCGAATGTCATTCCGGCATTATTGGCATTACAAAGTGCGGGTTACAAGTTAGTGATGGTGTCGAATCAAGATGGTCTTGGCACCGCCAGTTTTCCAAAGCCTGATTTTGATGCCCCACAAGATAAAATGATGCAAATTTTAACCAGCCAAGGCATTCAATTCGAAGACGTACTTATTTGCCCGCACTTTGATAGTGATGGCTGTCAGTGTCGTAAACCCAAAACTGGTTTGCTCACTGAGCTTATGCGTTCAGGCAAGGTTGACCTTAGCAAGTCAGCGGTGATTGGTGACCGTGATACCGACCTTCAGCTGGCTGAGAATTTGTGCATTAAAGGCATACGCTATGAAGATAATTGGCCTGCCATCGTGACCGAATTAACCACAGCCAATCGTCAAGCCGAGGTTGTTCGCAATACCAAAGAAACGCAAATAGCGGTGAAGGTCAATTTGGATCAACAAGCCAATGGTAGCATTACTACCGGTTTGGGCTTTTTTGATCACATGCTGGATCAAATCAGAACCCACGCCAACATTGGTTTGACCGTGCAAGCGAAGGGAGATCTCCATATTGATGAGCATCACTTAGTCGAAGACATTGGTATCGCTTTAGGCGTGGCGTTTAAACAAGCTTTGGGCACCAAGTCGAAAATAGCACGCTATGGCTTTGCTTTGCCAATGGATGAGTGTAAAACAGAATGTCAGTTGGACTTGTCAGGTCGGGCTTCATTTGTGCTAAACGCCGACTTCAGTCGTGAAAAAGTGGGCGGCTTAGACGTACAGATGGTAGAGCATTTCTTCAAATCATTTGCTGATAATGCCGCAGTAAGCTTAATTCTGAGTGTCAGTCAGGGCAATGCCCACCATCAAGTTGAGGGGCTGTTTAAAGCCTTTTCCCGTGCCATTAGAATGGCCATCGCAGTGGACGAATCTCAGCAAACGGCAAGTTCTAAGGGGTGTTTATGA